From the Solanum lycopersicum chromosome 10, SLM_r2.1 genome, one window contains:
- the LOC101255146 gene encoding zinc finger protein 2-like, producing MRRAEDGYQGTSVLDQGEWLNLSLGRNLPSISKESESHIPTSGKVFSCNFCKRKFYSSQALGGHQNAHKRERGTVRQYQSQRMMTMMALPINNPMFRSLGMIPHSLLHKSSRDARATAATFSEASAGYQRTSLTNQMDRSFDLKWPGSFQLNQQQTKDHTTNPTKLDLNLKL from the coding sequence ATGAGACGTGCTGAAGATGGCTATCAAGGCACTTCTGTGCTTGATCAAGGAGAATGGTTGAATTTGAGCTTAGGAAGAAACTTGCCTTCGATATCTAAAGAATCTGAGTCACATATACCAACTTCAGGCAAGGTTTTTTCATGTAACTTCTGCAAGAGGAAGTTCTACAGTTCACAGGCACTAGGAGGCCACCAAAATGCTCACAAGAGGGAAAGAGGTACAGTAAGACAGTATCAATCTCAGAGGATGATGACAATGATGGCTTTGCCGATCAATAACCCCATGTTCAGATCACTTGGTATGATTCCCCACTCCCTTCTGCATAAATCCAGCAGAGATGCAAGGGCAACTGCGGCTACATTCAGTGAGGCTAGCGCAGGATATCAGAGGACATCGCTTACCAATCAAATGGACAGATCATTTGATCTGAAGTGGCCTGGAAGTTTTCAACTAAATCAGCAGCAAACAAAAGACCATACCACAAATCCCACTAAGCTTGACCTGAATCTGAAGCTGTAA